A portion of the Lolium rigidum isolate FL_2022 chromosome 1, APGP_CSIRO_Lrig_0.1, whole genome shotgun sequence genome contains these proteins:
- the LOC124701258 gene encoding CASP-like protein 2C3 has product MDAGRRKRASEVKAEGLMRGACAALAAAAALLVGLDTETETVLLIRKKATVRDVHALWVLAIAAGATAGYHLLHLLRCFYLNRCSAADNRCRNSRALAWAWLLLDKGCAYLTFAVTVAAAQACMIALDGAHALQWNRVCNIFTRFCQQVAGSLVCGMLAAAGTAFLSGISARNLFRLYPSLSHSQGSSTK; this is encoded by the exons ATGGATgcggggaggaggaagagagcgTCGGAGGTGAAGGCGGAGGGCCTGATGCGTGGCGCATgcgcggcgctggcggcggcggcggcgctgctggtgGGGCTGGACACGGAGACGGAGACGGTGCTGCTCATCAGGAAGAAGGCCACCGTCAGGGACGTGCACGCGCTCTG GGTGCTGGCGATTGCGGCCGGCGCGACGGCGGGGTACCACCTGCTGCACCTCCTCCGGTGCTTCTACCTcaaccgctgctccgccgccgacAACCGCTGCCGGAACAGCAGGGCCTTGGCCTGGGCATGGCTCCTCCTCGACAAG GGTTGCGCGTACCTGACAttcgcggtgacggtggcggcggcgcaggcgTGCATGATCGCGCTGGACGGCGCGCACGCGCTGCAGTGGAACAGGGTCTGCAACATCTTCACCCGCTTCTGCCAGCAGGTCGCCGGGAGCCTCGTCTGCGGCATGCTCGCCGCCGCTGGCACCGCCTTCCTCTCCGGCATCTCCGCCCGCAACCTCTTCCGCCTCTACCCATCACTCTCCCACTCGCAGGGCTCCTCCACGAAGTAG